The following are encoded in a window of Oncorhynchus masou masou isolate Uvic2021 chromosome 17, UVic_Omas_1.1, whole genome shotgun sequence genomic DNA:
- the LOC135558841 gene encoding autophagy-related protein 9A-like, protein MANLETYQEYQRIEDFEEDSPHGEEDLLVHVPEGLRDSWHHIKNLDNFFTRIYQFHQKNGFACMMLSEFFELFQFLFVVTFTTFLFNCVDYDILFANRAVNHTGPGQNPLDRNKVTLPDAILPSQQCTERIQENSWIIFLLIMAAIFWVYRMIKVFCNVLHYWEIRQFYIKALKIRMGELCNFTWQEVQDRLISLQREQQMCIHKKELTELDIYHRILRFKNYMVAMVNKSLLPVQLQLPLLGNLVFLTQGLKYNFELILFWGPGSLFQNKWNLHPKYKRAGNRLELAQQLSRVILLMGVANLLLCPFILVWQVLYAFFSYTEVIRREPGSLGARRWSLYGRLYLRHFNELDHELHGRLGRGYKPTSKYMNSFTSPLLTVLAKNVAFFSGSVLAVLIALTVYDEDVLTVQHILTAITVLGVVITITRSFIPDEHMVWCPEQLLQCVLAHIHYMPDHWRDNANKSETRDEVAQLFQYKAVFILEELLSPIITPFILIFLLRNKSLEIIDFFRNFTVEVVGVGDICSFAQMDIRRHGNPLWMSEGQTEASVYQQAENGKTELSLMHFTIKNPHWQPPQESSVFISHLKEKVHQDAQGGPPTQLLLSEAPLCSSLLSNESGNAPDNLLASVLAHPILTASGLPGRDRRFVPPSTAASAAASVLASLSISHSQLPHASRSHSHVLLPSTHPDSTMYCSDRTVIDSMSASDSRIRSTTMLSEFALAEMSLHAIYMHEVHQQNSLPHQRTSGQWQNPMPMRDLISNTGSQTHSGHTAVHLSSMPTPLRLGGWTEEEEEDAEEEEVLNRGSTPKQDSRSSC, encoded by the exons ATGGCCAATTTAGAAACCTACCAGGAGTACCAACGGATTGAGGACTTTGAGGAGGACTCACCTCACGGGGAAGAGGACCTATTAGTACATGTGCCAGAGGGCCTGAGAG ACTCATGGCACCATATCAAGAATCTGGACAACTTTTTCACAAGA ATCTATCAGTTCCATCAGAAGAATGGCTTTGCCTGTATGATGTTATCAGAGTTCTTTGAACTTTT TCAGTTCCTGTTTGTGGTCACATTCACAACATTCCTGTTCAACTGTGTGGATTATGATATCCTGTTTGCCAATCGGGCagtgaaccatacaggacctggCCAGAACCCCCTGGACAGAAACAAGGTCACTCTGCCTGATGCCATCCTACCAAGCCAGCAGTGCACTGAGAG GATCCAGGAGAACAGTTGGATCATCTTCCTGCTCATCATGGCAGCCATCTTCTGGGTCTACCGGATGATCAAGGTCTTCTGCAACGTCCTCCACTACTGGGAGATCCGACAGTTCTACATCAAAGCACTGAAGATCAGAATG GGCGAGCTGTGTAACTTCACGTGGCAGGAGGTGCAGGACCGTCTGATCAGCCTGCAGCGGGAGCAGCAGATGTGCATCCACAAGAAGGAGCTAACTGAGCTGGACATCTACCACCGCATCCTGCGCTTCAAGAACTACATGGTAGCCATGGTCAACAAGtccctgttacctgtacagtTACAGCTCCCCCTGTTGGGCAATCTGGTGTTCCTCACCCAGGGCCTCAAGTACAACTTTGAGCTGATTCTCTTCTGGGGTCCGGGGTCGCTTTTCCAGAACAAATGGAACCTGCACCCCAAGTACAAACGTGCAGGCAACCGTCTGGAGCTGGCCCAGCAGCTGAGCCGGGTCATTCTTCTGATGGGCGTGGCCAACCTGCTCCTCTGCCCCTTCATCCTGGTGTGGCAGGTGCTCTACGCCTTCTTCAGCTACACCGAGGTCATCAGGAGGGAGCCGGGGAGTCTGGGAGCACGCCGCTGGTCCCTGTACGGCCGCCTCTACCTGCGCCACTTCAACGAGCTGGACCACGAGCTGCACGGCAGACTGGGACGCGGCTACAAGCCCACCTCCAAGTACATGAACTCGTTCACCTCACCGCTGCTGACTGTGCTGGCCAAGAACGTGGCGTTTTTCTCGGGCTCGGTGCTGGCCGTGCTCATCGCGCTGACCGTGTACGACGAGGATGTTTTGACCGTGCAGCATATCCTGACCGCCATCACCGTGCTGGGAGTGGTCATCACCATCACCAG GTCATTCATCCCAGACGAACACATGGTGTGGTGCCCGGAGcagctgctgcagtgtgtgctgGCTCACATCCACTACATGCCAGACCACTGGAGGGATAACGCCAACAAGAGTGAGACCCGGGACGAGGTGGCACAGCTGTTTCAGTACAAAGCG GTGTTCATCCTGGAGGAGCTGCTGAGCCCCATCATCACGCCCTtcatcctcatcttcctcctgagGAACAAGTCCCTGGAGATCATCGACTTCTTCAGGAACTTCACCGTGGAGGTGGTCGGAGTTGGCGATATCTGCTCCTTCGCACAGATGGACATCCGTCGCCACGGAAACCCACTG TGGATGTCAGAGGGCCAGACAGAGGCATCTGTGTACCAGCAGGCTGAGAACGGCAAGACTGAGCTGTCCCTGATGCACTTCACCATAAAGAACCCCCACTGGCAACCCCCACAGGAGAGCTCAGTGTTCATCAGCCATCTAAAGGAGAAGGTGCACCAGGACGCTCAGGGAGGACCCCCCACCCAGCTGCTGCTCTCTGAGGCCCCGCTCTGCTCCTCACTGCTCTCCAACGAGTCCGGCAACGCA CCTGATAATCTATTGGCCAGTGTCCTGGCCCACCCTATTCTGACCGCGTCAGGCCTACCCGGCCGAGACCGCCGCTTTGTCCCTCCCAGCACGGCTGCCTCAGCCGCCGCCAGCGTCCTGGCCTCGCTGTCCATCTCCCACTCCCAGCTCCCCCACGCCAGCCGATCCCACTCGCATGTTCTCCTGCCCTCCACCCACCCCGATAGCACCATGTACTGCAGTGACCGCACTGTCATTGACAG CATGTCAGCCAGTGACTCTCGGATCAGGAGCACGACAATGCTTTCAGAGTTTGCCTTGGCTGAGATGAGTCTCCATGCTATTTACATGCATGAG GTCCACCAACAGAACTCGCTCCCCCACCAGAGGACATCAGGCCAGTGGCAAAACCCAATGCCAATGAGAGATCTAATCAGCAACACGG GTTCGCAGACGCACAGCGGCCACACAGCAGTCCACCTGTCTAGTATGCCCACCCCGCTGCGTCTGGGAGGCTGgacggaggaagaggaggaggatgcagaggaagaggaagtccTCAACAGGGGATCGACTCCTAAACAGGACTCCAGGAGTAGTTGTTAA